The following is a genomic window from Anaerolineales bacterium.
CAACCACCAGGCGTCCGTCGGGCAGTCCTTCCGGCTCCAGGTAGCGACCGGCGCCGTAGGTTTCCCTTCCGGCAAGGCCGTCGGCAAACGGCAGGAAGTAGCCGTAGGCATTGCGATAGACCGTCAGTGACGCCGGCTGTCGCTCGACGTCGAAGCGAATCCTGCCCCAGCGCTCGTACGCCTGAATGTCTCCGGTTGTGGTCAGCATCCGAACGTCCTCTGGCACGGGGAACTGCTCCAGGGCGACCTCCAGCGCCAGCGATGGATTCTCCGGGAAGTATTGCAGTCCGGAGAAGGTCTCCTTCTGCTCTGCAGTCAATGGACTGTCGGGGCTGGTCCGGAAGAAGGCGTCTTTCTCGCGGCGAAAATCATCCAGCTGGCTCATCGCAGCCTCCGGCGCCAAGGATAGCAGGGGAGGCGCGGCCTGCGAAGGGCGGAAAGGGGATTCTTCCTCGCTTGACCATTGGCTGTCCGCGGCTGGCTGGCGGCCCCGGCGAAGGGGATGTTCGGGTGGAGGTGTCGCCCCCGGCGCCCGGCGCAGGGTTCGACAGGGGCAACCGCGGGCGAGCCAGCGCTTCAGGGGAGCGGGTCGGGTGGCGAGGGGGAGTGGCCTCCGAAGCGGAGCTCGAGGGATTCGTAAGCCTCGAGCGCCTGGAAGAATTGTTCCCGGGCGAAGTCCGGCCAGTACACGTCACAGGCGTAGAACCCGGCAAACGCGGCCGGCCACAGCCGGAAGTTCGACAGGCGCATCTCACCCCCGCTGCGAACGACCAGGTCGAGGCCTGGCTGCCCGGCGGTAAACAGGTAGGCGGTCACTGGCGGCAGTCCGATGCACGGCTCGCTCGATCCGATGGTGGGTCGATGGGGGCAGCGGGTCGAGGCTGCCCAAGTGCCGCAGCCGCACACCGTTCCGGTCTAGATCATCCAGCTCGCGGTCGAGGGTGTGGTCGGTCAGCCCGGGCAATCCCTGCACCTCCTCCTTCGGGCGGTTGCAGCAAGGCATACAGCCTCAGGGAGCCGATGCCGGCCTCAACGCGGACGCAAATGACGCCGCGCGCGTTTTCGACTCCGGCAAGCTGTCCGGCCGGGCGGGGTAGCCCGCCAGCGATTGCCCAGCGCCCGGTACCGTGCATTGGGATCCCGATATGCCTTGCCCGAGGGCGAAGGAGGGGTGACGACGCCTGACCCCCGTCCGGCGAGATGTCCATCATTCATTGCCACCGGATCGCGCCTGTCGCCCGTCTGACCTGGGCTGACCGGGGAGGGAAGCGGCCGAGGCTGGATAGCCCTGCCGACGGCCCGGGCTTGCGATCTGCCAGGACAGTACGGCCAGCGGAAGCGACATCAGGGCAATCGCTGCCAGGAACGGGGGCCACAGGAATCGCTGAGGCAGAACGTCCAGCACCGCCTGGGTGCCAAGAGGTGCCGCTCGCAGGGCATCCCAGGTGAAAACGCCGACCGCCAGCAGGGCGCCGAAGGCGGCGCCGATCCAGACCGCGACTCGCACGCCCGGACGGCTGCCGTCAGAACGGGTGAGGGTGAGCAGCGTGCCCAGGGAGATCATCAGAATGGAGATCAGGACCGGGGCGAGCACCGGGCCCCACCACGGCAGCGGCAACAGGAACAGGATGTCCCAGTCGAGCAGGGAGGCCGGCCACCCGCCCATCCAGCGCAGGAAGACATAGTAGCTGATGTCCCACAGGCCGAAGGCAATCAGGCAATACCCAAAGCGCGTAGCACGCGTGCCCCCGGCCAGCCCGCCCACGGCAAGCAGCATCACCAGCGTAGCCGCCTCGCGCACGAGTTCGATCGACCCGATCGAGGGGATCACTTGTAGCGGCTCGGCCTGATAGGGTTGGACGCGCCCGCTGTGAAGGCGCAGGTACATCACCGCGGCCGCCTCCACCCAGGCCATGGCCACGGCAAAGAGTGCAACCAGCAGCCACGGCCGAATCGTGCGCACCACTCCTCCTGAGCGAAGGCGGGAGGCCGCCAACGCTGCGACCATGTTCCCTGGGCGAGACTCTCAGGAGCTATCGCAGGACTATCAGCCGCAAGGCCGGAAGGCGAGGGGACAGGGTGCAATGGGCGAGGGCCCGGAGTGGGCCTAGACGAGCATGGGCTCGCCGGGCTCGGGAGGCGATCGGTCTGCCCGGCGGCAAAGATCAGGCGCGAGGCTTGGCGCCTTTGATCACCAGCC
Proteins encoded in this region:
- a CDS encoding DUF1684 domain-containing protein → MSQLDDFRREKDAFFRTSPDSPLTAEQKETFSGLQYFPENPSLALEVALEQFPVPEDVRMLTTTGDIQAYERWGRIRFDVERQPASLTVYRNAYGYFLPFADGLAGRETYGAGRYLEPEGLPDGRLVV
- a CDS encoding undecaprenyl diphosphate synthase family protein: MTAYLFTAGQPGLDLVVRSGGEMRLSNFRLWPAAFAGFYACDVYWPDFAREQFFQALEAYESLELRFGGHSPSPPDPLP